A stretch of the Streptosporangium sp. NBC_01755 genome encodes the following:
- a CDS encoding 4'-phosphopantetheinyl transferase family protein: protein MIEKILPPWVASAESFDDPPGVTLFPEEEAVIARAVDKRRREFTTARHCARQALARIGLPPTPILPGERGAPGWPGGVVGAITHCVGYRAAAVSRDALTVGIDAEPHEPLPEGVLDAVSLDEERAAIARLDRGVHWDRLLFSAKESVYKAWFPLARRWLGFEEAHLVFDPSGTFTARLLVPGPLVAGRELTGFTGRWLVADGLAVTSIAVPDRPAP, encoded by the coding sequence ATGATCGAGAAGATCCTGCCGCCGTGGGTGGCGAGCGCGGAGTCCTTCGACGACCCGCCGGGCGTGACGCTGTTCCCCGAGGAGGAGGCGGTCATCGCCCGCGCGGTGGACAAGCGGCGGCGCGAGTTCACCACCGCGCGCCACTGCGCCCGCCAGGCCCTGGCCCGCATCGGGCTGCCGCCGACGCCGATCCTGCCCGGCGAGCGCGGCGCCCCGGGATGGCCCGGCGGGGTGGTGGGCGCCATCACGCACTGCGTCGGGTATCGTGCCGCGGCCGTCTCCCGTGACGCGCTGACCGTCGGTATCGACGCCGAGCCGCACGAGCCGCTCCCCGAAGGCGTCCTGGACGCGGTCTCCCTGGACGAGGAGCGGGCGGCGATCGCGCGGCTCGACCGCGGCGTGCACTGGGACCGGCTGCTGTTCAGCGCCAAGGAGAGCGTCTACAAGGCGTGGTTCCCACTGGCCAGGCGCTGGCTCGGCTTCGAGGAGGCCCATCTCGTCTTCGACCCGTCCGGTACGTTCACCGCCCGCCTTCTCGTCCCGGGCCCCCTGGTGGCGGGCCGGGAACTGACCGGCTTCACCGGCCGCTGGCTGGTGGCCGACGGCCTGGCGGTGACCTCCATCGCCGTACCGGACCGGCCCGCCCCCTGA
- a CDS encoding M4 family metallopeptidase: protein MTTFDSMPACCIAPPDLLEAVAEQGTPEEREAALRTLTASETSRAQRASVTGALSRLTLTIADVAPAPGMVRTVYDAENGGDFDLPGKKRRGEGDPPFGDAAVDEAYDGAGATYDFYRTVFGRDSIDGRGLEIVSSVHYGNDYDNAAWIGFQMIYGDGSGQIFTKGSLTKAVDIVAHELTHGITQFTAHLVYSKQSGALNESFSDVFGSLVKQYGLGQSAEQADWLIGEGILGSALRGTALRSLKAPGTAWSTPTGGRDRQPAHMRDYLDLPDDGNPSNDHGGVHLNSGIPNHAFYLAATAIGGNAWERAGRIWYVTLTERLRPRSNFRQAAEATVEVAGKLFGADGDEQRKVRAAWQQVGVLQTGPV from the coding sequence ATGACTACCTTCGACAGCATGCCCGCGTGCTGCATCGCGCCCCCCGACCTGCTTGAGGCGGTCGCCGAGCAGGGCACCCCCGAGGAGCGGGAGGCCGCGCTCCGGACCCTGACCGCATCGGAGACCTCCCGGGCTCAGCGCGCGTCGGTCACCGGCGCGCTGAGCCGGCTCACCCTCACCATCGCCGACGTGGCGCCCGCCCCCGGCATGGTCCGTACCGTCTACGACGCGGAGAACGGCGGCGACTTCGACCTTCCCGGGAAGAAGAGGCGGGGGGAGGGCGATCCGCCGTTCGGTGACGCGGCGGTCGACGAGGCGTACGACGGGGCGGGGGCCACCTACGACTTCTACCGGACCGTCTTCGGGCGCGACAGCATCGACGGGCGGGGGTTGGAGATCGTCTCCTCGGTCCACTACGGGAACGACTACGACAACGCCGCCTGGATCGGCTTCCAGATGATCTACGGTGACGGCAGCGGGCAGATCTTCACCAAGGGGTCCCTCACCAAGGCCGTGGACATCGTCGCCCACGAGCTGACCCACGGCATCACCCAGTTCACCGCGCACCTGGTCTACAGCAAGCAGTCCGGGGCGCTCAACGAGTCGTTCTCCGACGTCTTCGGATCCCTCGTCAAGCAGTACGGCCTCGGGCAGAGCGCGGAGCAGGCCGACTGGCTGATCGGCGAGGGCATCCTGGGCAGCGCCCTGCGTGGGACGGCCCTGCGGTCGCTGAAGGCGCCGGGGACCGCCTGGTCGACCCCCACGGGCGGCCGCGACCGTCAGCCCGCGCACATGCGCGACTACCTGGACCTGCCCGACGACGGCAACCCCTCCAACGACCACGGAGGCGTCCACCTCAACTCCGGCATCCCCAACCACGCCTTCTACCTCGCCGCCACCGCCATCGGCGGCAACGCCTGGGAGCGCGCCGGCCGGATCTGGTACGTCACCCTCACCGAGCGGCTCCGGCCGCGCTCCAACTTCCGGCAGGCCGCGGAGGCGACGGTGGAGGTGGCCGGAAAGCTGTTCGGCGCCGACGGCGACGAGCAGCGCAAGGTACGCGCCGCCTGGCAACAGGTCGGGGTTCTCCAGACGGGGCCGGTTTAG
- the ltrA gene encoding group II intron reverse transcriptase/maturase encodes MYDRIHRGDVLWEAWERVRSNRGAAGVDRITLAHVEEYGVGRMLAGLQDDLRAGVYRPAPARRVDIAKSSGGKRPLGIPTIRDRVAQAAAKLVLEPIFEADFLEVSYGFRPKRSALQAKEMIRKRFIEGHTHVAEFDIANFFGEIDHGRLLAEVGRRVSDRRVLKLIRLWLQAGVMADGEVTRSVAGTPQGGVISPLLSNIYLHLLDIELSRRGVGVLVRYADDGVVCCRSAAQSHAALVVVEEVLTSLGLRLHHGKSKVVDLREGREGFDFLGCHFRARFSGRMWEKYGMVRYYLHRWPSAQAMSRLREKVRVRTGRRRSGTDIRVIIADLNPVLRGWGNYFRTGNAARKFGQVDDYVVWMLCRLMIKKRGRNLRAGQHQAWTREWFEGHGLLRLRGTVRYPKAA; translated from the coding sequence CTGTATGACCGTATCCACCGGGGTGACGTCCTGTGGGAGGCGTGGGAGCGAGTCCGGAGTAACCGGGGAGCGGCTGGGGTGGATCGGATCACCCTGGCGCATGTGGAGGAGTACGGGGTCGGGCGGATGCTTGCCGGACTCCAAGACGATCTCCGGGCAGGTGTGTACCGTCCCGCGCCGGCCAGGCGAGTGGACATTGCTAAATCCTCAGGTGGCAAGCGGCCCTTGGGGATTCCGACGATTCGTGACCGGGTGGCGCAGGCGGCGGCCAAGCTCGTGCTGGAGCCCATTTTCGAGGCGGACTTCTTGGAGGTCTCCTACGGGTTTCGGCCGAAACGGTCGGCGTTGCAGGCCAAGGAGATGATCCGTAAACGGTTCATCGAAGGCCACACTCATGTCGCCGAGTTTGACATCGCCAACTTCTTCGGGGAGATCGACCATGGTCGGTTGCTTGCCGAGGTGGGGCGGCGGGTGTCGGATCGCCGGGTTCTCAAGTTGATCCGCTTGTGGCTTCAGGCGGGGGTGATGGCGGATGGGGAAGTCACGCGGTCGGTCGCGGGCACGCCTCAGGGTGGAGTGATTTCGCCTCTGTTGTCCAATATCTACCTGCACCTTCTCGATATCGAGCTGAGTAGGCGAGGGGTGGGGGTGCTGGTGCGGTACGCGGATGACGGTGTTGTCTGCTGCCGGTCGGCTGCCCAGTCCCACGCCGCGCTCGTGGTGGTGGAGGAGGTCCTCACTTCGCTGGGGTTGAGGCTGCATCACGGCAAGTCGAAGGTTGTTGACCTCAGGGAAGGCCGGGAAGGCTTTGACTTCCTGGGCTGTCATTTCCGGGCTCGTTTTTCGGGCCGGATGTGGGAGAAGTACGGCATGGTCCGCTACTACCTGCATCGCTGGCCCTCGGCGCAGGCGATGAGCCGCTTGCGCGAGAAGGTCCGGGTACGGACGGGCCGCCGCCGGTCGGGAACGGATATCCGGGTGATCATCGCGGATCTCAATCCGGTCCTGCGCGGCTGGGGTAACTACTTTCGCACCGGGAACGCCGCCAGAAAGTTCGGCCAGGTGGATGACTACGTGGTGTGGATGCTGTGCCGCTTGATGATCAAGAAGCGGGGTCGCAATCTGCGGGCGGGTCAACACCAGGCATGGACTCGTGAGTGGTTTGAAGGGCACGGCCTGCTCCGCCTACGCGGGACCGTCCGCTATCCGAAGGCAGCGTAA
- the ltrA gene encoding group II intron reverse transcriptase/maturase, whose product MNEPGSKPYDISKQVFVTAFEKVRSKKGAAGVDGVTVEQFEQGRKDNLYKLWNRMSSGSYFPAPVRMVEIPKKSGSGSRILGVPCVADRIAQTVAVAYLEPLVEPIFHQDSYGYRPGRSPLDAVATCRERCFRYPWAIDLDIAGFFDNLDHDLILKAIAAHTAEAWILLYVERWLKAPLSMPDRTLAARDRGSPQGASISPLIANLFMHYVFDAWMAREFPAVPFERFVDDVIVHCVSEQQACRVKEAIAWRLAECGGLQLHPDKTRIVYCKQTGRYGRHDTVSFDFLGYTFKPRMAIQKGGALFTTFSPAISGSSAKAIRQELRRMRFHLRSDLSFKDIAKLINVKAGPWAAYFGRFRPSEAAHVLSHIDQYLVRWARRKYKHPRRSPRRAWETLKKIMRSYPGLFAHWKRNALRRSAAARAG is encoded by the coding sequence ATGAACGAGCCAGGCTCGAAGCCGTACGACATCTCCAAGCAGGTGTTCGTGACGGCGTTTGAGAAGGTCAGGAGTAAGAAGGGGGCGGCCGGGGTCGATGGCGTGACGGTCGAGCAGTTCGAACAGGGCCGCAAGGACAACCTGTACAAACTGTGGAACCGGATGTCGTCGGGGAGTTACTTCCCGGCCCCGGTGCGGATGGTGGAGATCCCCAAGAAGAGCGGCTCGGGATCGAGGATTCTTGGAGTGCCGTGCGTTGCAGATCGCATCGCGCAGACGGTGGCGGTCGCCTATCTGGAGCCGTTGGTGGAACCGATATTTCACCAAGACTCCTACGGGTATCGGCCAGGCAGGTCGCCGCTGGATGCGGTGGCCACCTGCCGGGAGCGCTGCTTCCGGTACCCCTGGGCGATTGATCTGGACATCGCGGGTTTCTTCGACAATCTCGATCACGATCTGATCCTCAAGGCGATCGCTGCCCACACCGCCGAGGCGTGGATCCTGCTGTATGTCGAGCGGTGGCTGAAGGCCCCGCTGTCGATGCCGGACCGAACGCTTGCCGCGCGGGATCGGGGCAGCCCCCAGGGCGCGTCGATCTCCCCGCTGATCGCCAACCTGTTCATGCATTACGTCTTCGATGCCTGGATGGCCAGAGAATTTCCGGCTGTGCCGTTCGAGCGGTTCGTCGATGACGTGATCGTGCATTGTGTGAGCGAGCAGCAGGCCTGCAGGGTGAAAGAGGCGATCGCCTGGCGACTGGCGGAGTGTGGCGGGTTGCAGCTGCACCCGGACAAGACCCGCATTGTGTACTGCAAGCAGACTGGACGCTACGGCAGGCACGACACCGTGTCGTTCGACTTCCTGGGGTACACCTTCAAGCCGCGGATGGCCATTCAGAAGGGTGGAGCGCTGTTCACGACCTTCTCTCCGGCCATCAGCGGTAGCAGTGCTAAAGCGATCCGGCAGGAACTACGCCGGATGCGATTTCACCTGCGCAGCGACCTGAGCTTCAAGGACATCGCCAAGTTGATCAACGTCAAGGCCGGGCCGTGGGCCGCCTACTTCGGGCGCTTTCGCCCGTCGGAGGCTGCTCATGTGCTGTCTCACATCGATCAGTATCTCGTTCGGTGGGCCCGACGGAAGTACAAGCACCCGCGGCGCTCTCCACGTCGGGCGTGGGAGACCCTGAAGAAGATCATGAGATCTTATCCGGGGCTCTTCGCGCACTGGAAGCGGAATGCGCTCAGGAGATCAGCAGCGGCGCGAGCTGGATGA
- a CDS encoding sulfite exporter TauE/SafE family protein translates to MNVAEVLGLFGAGVLAGVVGTVVSLASIISYPVLLAFGLPPVTANVTNTVALTFNGVGAAFGSRPELVGQGARVLRLGTMTLLGGAVGAGLLLATPSDTFEVIAPWLIAFASLLLLRLPNTMTGYGGEDGWKARAAMFTVAIYIGYFGAAGGVLMFAVLSAMLDQPPVRINALKNVVSALANGVAAIGFALFGPVEWAAAVPLALGFLLGGRLGPVIARLLPGRALRLGTAACGLLVALKLGVDAYT, encoded by the coding sequence GTGAACGTCGCTGAGGTGCTGGGGTTGTTCGGAGCCGGGGTGCTGGCCGGGGTGGTCGGAACGGTGGTGAGCCTGGCCTCGATCATCTCCTACCCGGTGCTGCTGGCGTTCGGCCTGCCGCCGGTGACCGCGAACGTGACGAACACGGTCGCGCTGACCTTCAACGGGGTGGGCGCGGCGTTCGGGTCGCGGCCGGAACTGGTCGGACAGGGCGCGAGGGTCCTGCGACTCGGCACGATGACCCTGCTCGGCGGGGCGGTGGGGGCCGGGTTGCTGCTGGCGACCCCCTCCGACACGTTCGAGGTGATCGCGCCCTGGCTGATCGCGTTCGCCTCGCTGCTGCTGCTCCGTCTGCCGAACACGATGACGGGGTACGGCGGCGAGGACGGGTGGAAGGCGCGCGCCGCCATGTTCACCGTCGCGATCTACATCGGCTACTTCGGGGCCGCCGGTGGGGTCCTCATGTTCGCGGTGCTCTCGGCCATGCTCGACCAGCCACCCGTCAGGATCAACGCCCTGAAGAATGTCGTCTCCGCCCTGGCCAACGGAGTGGCGGCGATCGGCTTCGCCCTCTTCGGGCCGGTGGAGTGGGCGGCGGCGGTGCCCCTCGCCCTGGGCTTCCTGCTGGGTGGCCGGCTTGGCCCGGTGATCGCCCGCCTCCTGCCCGGCCGTGCCCTCCGCCTCGGCACCGCCGCCTGCGGCCTGCTCGTCGCGCTCAAACTCGGCGTCGACGCCTACACGTGA
- a CDS encoding toxin-antitoxin system YwqK family antitoxin: MAEEHFKDGTLLGRGDYSDGQRSGPWTFYFRNGRLKAEGAYQAGQLVGEWVWHREGGGLLQRGAFVDGLQHGPWRRRHDNGNLLDEGTYNAGKKTGEWVTYDKNGKETKRTMHRWR; the protein is encoded by the coding sequence ATGGCGGAGGAGCACTTCAAGGACGGAACCCTGTTGGGCAGGGGTGACTACTCGGACGGTCAGCGAAGTGGACCGTGGACGTTCTACTTCCGGAACGGCCGACTGAAGGCTGAGGGAGCCTACCAGGCCGGACAGCTCGTCGGTGAGTGGGTCTGGCACCGCGAGGGCGGCGGCCTGCTGCAGCGGGGTGCCTTCGTGGACGGCCTGCAGCACGGCCCGTGGCGCCGCCGGCACGACAACGGCAACCTGCTGGACGAGGGCACGTACAACGCCGGCAAGAAGACCGGCGAATGGGTCACCTACGACAAGAACGGCAAGGAAACGAAGCGGACGATGCACCGCTGGAGGTGA
- a CDS encoding metallophosphoesterase family protein, whose product MTSLLAISDLHIGYQENRRILEELRPTSASDWLLVAGDVSEKVSDVEWALGLLAGRFEKVVWAPGNHELWTHPSDPVQLRGEERYRHLVEVCRNLGVATPEDPYPTWTGPGGPVTVAPLFVLYDYTFRMPGVATKEEALARAYDKGVVCTDEMLLHPDPYPTRDAWCEARIAETERRLEARPSGVPTVLVNHYPLVREPTLILHHPEFAIWCGTERTADWHLRFDAATVVYGHLHIPRTTWHDGVRFEEVSLGYPREWRRRSTAPGRLRRILPSPQPVA is encoded by the coding sequence ATGACGTCACTGCTGGCCATCAGCGACCTGCACATCGGCTACCAGGAGAACCGGCGCATCCTCGAGGAGTTGCGGCCCACCTCCGCCTCCGACTGGCTGCTGGTCGCCGGGGACGTCTCAGAGAAGGTCTCCGACGTCGAGTGGGCCCTGGGGCTGCTCGCCGGCCGGTTCGAGAAGGTGGTCTGGGCGCCTGGCAACCACGAGCTGTGGACCCATCCCAGCGACCCGGTCCAGTTGCGCGGCGAGGAGCGCTACCGGCACCTGGTCGAGGTGTGCCGGAACCTGGGGGTGGCCACGCCCGAGGACCCGTACCCGACCTGGACCGGGCCCGGTGGCCCGGTCACCGTCGCCCCGCTGTTCGTGCTGTACGACTACACCTTCCGGATGCCCGGCGTGGCGACGAAGGAGGAGGCGCTGGCCCGCGCGTACGACAAGGGCGTGGTCTGCACCGACGAGATGCTGCTCCACCCCGACCCGTACCCGACCAGGGACGCGTGGTGCGAGGCCAGGATCGCCGAGACCGAGCGACGCCTCGAGGCCAGGCCGTCCGGCGTTCCGACGGTGCTGGTCAACCACTATCCGCTGGTGCGCGAGCCCACCCTGATTCTGCATCACCCGGAGTTCGCGATCTGGTGTGGCACCGAGCGGACCGCCGACTGGCACCTGCGCTTCGACGCCGCCACGGTCGTCTACGGTCACCTGCACATCCCCCGGACCACCTGGCACGACGGGGTCCGCTTCGAGGAGGTCTCGTTGGGCTATCCGCGCGAATGGCGTCGCCGCTCCACCGCGCCCGGCCGGCTGCGGCGCATCCTGCCCAGCCCGCAGCCCGTCGCATGA
- a CDS encoding type II toxin-antitoxin system PemK/MazF family toxin: MKGSIRKGGVYLVSDRSLTMPPNDQRNYHLKRPVIILSGDAKNEQATWSLVHVVPTSTSTTLRTEYCVKLAQGTGNLPSKCWARTICAQPFLKEELGDYLGQLSPQALLLIEENLFAYLGSTD; encoded by the coding sequence ATGAAGGGATCCATCCGCAAGGGTGGCGTCTACCTCGTCTCCGACCGGTCGCTCACGATGCCCCCCAACGATCAGCGCAACTACCACCTCAAACGGCCGGTGATCATTCTCAGCGGCGATGCGAAGAACGAGCAGGCCACCTGGTCTCTGGTCCACGTCGTCCCCACGTCGACATCGACCACGCTCAGGACCGAATACTGCGTCAAACTTGCCCAGGGGACCGGCAACCTACCGAGCAAATGCTGGGCGAGGACGATATGCGCACAGCCCTTCCTCAAGGAGGAACTCGGCGACTACCTCGGGCAACTGTCTCCCCAGGCCCTCCTCCTGATCGAGGAGAACTTGTTCGCCTATCTGGGCAGCACCGACTGA
- a CDS encoding NAD(P)-binding protein: protein MTVIGGGAGGMVCALLPARRGHRVRLYERPPTSAANSLR from the coding sequence GTGACGGTGATCGGGGGCGGTGCCGGGGGCATGGTCTGCGCCCTGCTGCCGGCCCGCAGGGGGCATCGGGTGCGCCTGTACGAGCGGCCTCCCACCTCGGCGGCAAACTCGCTCCGCTGA
- a CDS encoding protealysin inhibitor emfourin codes for MKVSIVRGGGIAGLVTVTTVDSASLASQQVAELRSRVERAGLSDAPERSGASGGQPDRFDYELTVEDGGQAHTVRAGEGDLSGPLRALISYVTSLPGRQERIGPPG; via the coding sequence ATGAAGGTGTCGATCGTCCGGGGTGGCGGCATCGCCGGTCTGGTCACGGTCACCACGGTCGACTCGGCGTCGCTGGCGTCGCAGCAGGTCGCCGAGTTGCGCTCCAGGGTGGAGCGGGCCGGGCTGTCCGATGCGCCGGAGCGCTCCGGTGCCTCCGGCGGGCAGCCCGACCGCTTCGACTACGAGCTGACCGTCGAGGACGGCGGCCAGGCGCACACGGTGCGCGCCGGCGAGGGCGACCTTTCCGGCCCGCTCCGCGCGCTCATCTCGTACGTGACCTCGCTGCCGGGCAGGCAGGAGCGGATCGGCCCGCCCGGCTGA
- the plsX gene encoding phosphate acyltransferase PlsX → MSEPVAVDAMGGDHGPGETVAGAVAARREFGIPVVLVGRSGAVRAELARHGAADEIDVVHAEDVVPMTERGAGAVFSTMTSLMVGCDLVRRKEASAFVSAGSTGAVVSCAIHSIGRALGVLRPALAIALPSATGGATVLIDAGATSDPTPEMIAQFALLGASYAQLLLGVADPSVGLLSIGSEPGKGNRLTRRAGELLDGLPLRFCGNVEGHDVLAGTVDVIVTDGFTGNVVLKNVEGSVRAALTLVARSGAAGAEELRAVARRYAPEAHGGAALLGLIGTVVVVHGSSRAVTIARACAVAHDLAEGGVVTRLADRFTAEAAR, encoded by the coding sequence ATGTCGGAGCCGGTGGCCGTCGACGCGATGGGCGGAGACCACGGACCAGGCGAGACGGTCGCCGGGGCGGTCGCGGCCCGGCGCGAGTTCGGAATCCCCGTGGTGCTCGTGGGCCGCTCCGGCGCGGTCCGCGCCGAGCTCGCCCGCCACGGCGCCGCCGACGAGATCGACGTGGTGCATGCCGAGGACGTCGTCCCGATGACCGAGCGGGGCGCGGGAGCGGTCTTCTCCACCATGACCAGTTTGATGGTCGGTTGCGACCTCGTACGGCGGAAAGAGGCTTCGGCGTTCGTGTCGGCCGGTTCCACCGGCGCGGTCGTCTCGTGCGCCATCCACAGCATCGGGCGCGCCCTGGGCGTCCTGCGGCCCGCCCTGGCCATCGCGCTGCCCTCGGCCACCGGCGGCGCGACCGTGCTGATCGACGCCGGGGCGACCTCCGACCCCACCCCGGAGATGATCGCCCAGTTCGCGCTGCTCGGCGCCTCCTACGCCCAGCTCCTGCTCGGTGTCGCCGACCCGTCGGTGGGCTTGTTGTCGATCGGCTCGGAACCCGGCAAGGGCAACCGGCTGACCCGCAGGGCCGGTGAGCTGCTCGACGGGCTGCCGTTGCGCTTCTGCGGCAACGTGGAGGGACACGATGTGCTCGCGGGGACCGTCGACGTGATCGTCACCGACGGTTTCACCGGGAACGTGGTGCTCAAGAACGTCGAGGGTTCGGTAAGGGCCGCGCTGACGCTGGTGGCGCGTTCCGGTGCCGCCGGGGCCGAGGAGTTGCGGGCGGTGGCCCGCCGCTACGCCCCGGAGGCCCATGGCGGGGCGGCGCTGCTCGGCCTGATCGGCACTGTCGTCGTCGTGCACGGTTCCTCGCGAGCGGTGACGATCGCGCGTGCCTGCGCGGTGGCGCACGATCTCGCCGAGGGCGGGGTCGTCACCCGGTTGGCGGACCGGTTCACCGCGGAGGCCGCCCGTTGA
- a CDS encoding DUF6571 family protein: MEPTSPGTGPLSPDFAGIDPGLMQSFIPALERGRDVIGEQSERIRQLLVAAEVSASGLQPIKQIEGWIDDELPGLRQRHSTIRESDRFALWLPGAGPIAYDESRSRTAEESRKQGTTLGERLLAIGPVGFWSHHANVEKYVKVLAELDANKNDADFTAAFFAALGTEVALNLPVLLRESVHTEPFRGVASPPDPDEPMLRTLSQAFGSAVMGGARVPGFAKIKTAVQSANPSDRGAADLLLTTGEFPTEWLAGVASAWGGLADPRKITPGLLYALGNNPAAARLAVEKVTGAYTKDQSKLKEFLKKLNEHAGGRYAGGAQKADAFGRMLAAASGAYDEQDGRHSKEAAAFAFAVMTTLDEVRIGEAARVHMAEIAGAYTTEITEGANIGDANMTDSSALKPTTSALGLKSAFTLSPGDTYAFMKVFADTDENLAPFEEGMGRFSQRLIADTLATTKQGRDTDSLEQALDALGNVRGFEMAAAEKVRGTMDVADAQAQKLNSFAIGATLGVTGLGVPGMAGQLTWLALGTGFSGKDAFLSEDQKRVDKLDKADGNATLGRQHALAQTLIANGFAPKVTPAEYQATCPPGVAIADDEGNLRPFPDLLKQGDKGLVAFEKWADANGMGGRDRFSVGNLSSRMANWFEGGNGRGRQRALVFDN, translated from the coding sequence ATGGAACCGACGTCACCGGGAACAGGGCCGCTGTCGCCGGACTTCGCCGGCATCGACCCGGGTCTGATGCAGAGTTTCATCCCCGCCCTGGAACGGGGCCGTGACGTGATCGGCGAGCAGTCCGAGCGGATCCGCCAGTTGCTCGTGGCGGCGGAGGTGTCGGCATCCGGTCTGCAGCCGATCAAGCAGATCGAGGGCTGGATCGACGACGAGCTGCCGGGGCTGCGACAGCGCCACTCGACGATCCGGGAGAGCGACAGGTTCGCGCTGTGGCTGCCCGGCGCAGGACCGATCGCCTACGACGAGAGCCGTTCCAGGACCGCGGAGGAGTCACGCAAGCAGGGCACGACGCTGGGTGAACGTCTACTGGCCATCGGTCCCGTCGGATTCTGGTCCCACCACGCCAACGTCGAAAAGTACGTCAAGGTCCTCGCGGAGCTGGACGCCAACAAGAACGACGCCGACTTCACCGCTGCCTTCTTCGCCGCTCTCGGTACGGAGGTGGCCCTGAACCTCCCCGTGCTGCTGCGGGAGAGTGTGCACACGGAGCCCTTCCGGGGGGTCGCCAGCCCGCCTGACCCCGACGAGCCGATGCTCCGTACGTTGAGCCAGGCCTTCGGCAGCGCGGTCATGGGAGGGGCGCGGGTCCCGGGGTTCGCCAAGATCAAGACTGCGGTCCAGAGTGCGAACCCGTCCGACCGGGGCGCCGCCGATCTCCTGCTGACCACGGGGGAGTTCCCCACCGAGTGGCTGGCGGGGGTGGCGTCGGCCTGGGGCGGGCTGGCGGACCCCCGCAAGATCACCCCAGGACTCCTCTACGCCCTGGGAAACAATCCGGCCGCCGCCCGGCTGGCCGTCGAGAAAGTGACGGGGGCATACACGAAGGACCAGTCGAAGCTGAAGGAGTTCCTGAAGAAACTCAACGAGCATGCCGGGGGCAGGTACGCGGGCGGAGCCCAGAAGGCGGACGCCTTCGGCCGCATGCTCGCCGCCGCCTCCGGAGCCTACGACGAGCAGGACGGCAGGCACAGCAAGGAGGCCGCCGCGTTCGCCTTCGCGGTGATGACGACGCTGGACGAGGTCAGGATCGGGGAGGCGGCCCGGGTGCACATGGCGGAGATCGCCGGCGCGTACACCACCGAGATCACCGAGGGCGCCAACATCGGCGACGCCAACATGACCGATTCCAGCGCACTGAAACCGACGACCTCGGCGCTGGGCCTGAAATCGGCGTTCACCCTGAGCCCGGGGGACACCTACGCGTTCATGAAGGTCTTCGCCGACACGGATGAGAACCTCGCCCCGTTCGAGGAGGGGATGGGACGGTTCTCCCAGCGACTGATCGCCGACACCCTGGCGACGACCAAGCAGGGCCGGGATACCGATTCCCTGGAACAGGCGCTTGATGCCCTGGGCAACGTCCGGGGCTTTGAGATGGCCGCAGCCGAGAAGGTCCGGGGCACCATGGACGTGGCCGACGCGCAGGCCCAGAAGCTCAACAGCTTCGCCATCGGCGCGACGCTGGGGGTGACCGGTCTCGGTGTGCCGGGCATGGCCGGTCAACTGACCTGGCTGGCACTGGGCACGGGCTTCTCCGGTAAGGACGCCTTCCTGTCGGAGGACCAGAAGCGGGTGGACAAGCTCGACAAGGCCGACGGGAACGCGACGCTCGGCCGTCAGCATGCTCTCGCACAGACGCTCATCGCCAACGGCTTCGCGCCGAAGGTGACGCCCGCCGAATATCAGGCGACCTGCCCGCCGGGCGTCGCCATCGCCGACGACGAGGGCAACCTCAGGCCGTTCCCCGACTTGCTCAAGCAGGGTGACAAGGGCCTGGTGGCCTTCGAGAAGTGGGCCGACGCCAACGGGATGGGTGGCCGCGACAGATTTTCGGTCGGGAACCTGTCCAGCCGTATGGCGAACTGGTTCGAAGGCGGCAACGGACGAGGCAGACAACGAGCCTTGGTATTTGACAATTAG